tgaccagatcacgtgaccagatcaAAAGGCTGCCACTTTTTAAAGCccaaataattccacacaactgaccCTAACCCCTCTGTGGTACCAACCTTacagccgtgcactcttctgacgagcctgaggccgttgtgcaacaggttcaagtcagcgttgacttctttccctgcccGCTCGGCTTCACTCGGCTCGGccgcaagtcacgtgaccagatcacgtgaccagatcaccTAAGGTTGGTACCACAGagggcggcacgtcagttgtgtggaattattttggctttaaaaaggaaggtGCTGCGCAGAGCGGGCCTCGCTGCTGTTGCTACCTCTCGAGgttcacgattgatttattgtgtttgttgaaaaatacatgagaagaggaccttggaAAAAgaatcgcatattaaatcgcaattagattattttccaaaatcgttcagccctaatctGAAGGCAGTAAAGGAGCCTGACGGTTCCTCAGAGGTGATGCTTTGGGTGCATGGATGGATTTGCGTCTGCCCGCAGTGCTTCGTGGAGATGGAGAAGGCGGAGGAAGCGGAAAGAATGGCCGAAGACTGCAAAGAGAATCCTCCGAAGTTCAACGGGAAGCGACTCACCGTCTACGTCAGCAGGAAGTACCGGCAGCTCAAACACGGGTACGTCCCTTCTCCTCTGAACTCCTGCACTCGTTGTTTCCATTATTTACATCCCAACGTTTAACTCCTCTCTGCTCAGACATCAGTGTCCCAACCGAGGCAAGAGGGAGTGCAGCGGCTCCTCCCCTAAACCCTCCAGAAGTCCTGAAGAACCTGCAGGCAAAAGATCTAAAGAGGCGGAACAGGAGGAACTGATGGAAGAGcaagaggagaaacaggaggagaaacaggaggagaaacaggaggagaaacaggaggagaaacaggaggagaaacggagggaggaagaggagaagaaagaggagaagagctGTGAAGACGAGACGAAAGAAGAAACCCCGGCGGAAAAAACCCCTGAGGTTTCTGATCCGGACCCGGAGAGCTGCCAGGAGGTCGGGgccttttccttctccttttcctcctcctcctcctcctccttctcttcttagtcatattttgatttaaatttcatttatgtattttatgatttttgaaatgttctttattcacattgtttgataaatgcatttTCAGCAGTGCGGCTCGCTCTTATTTAAAGTATGGTGACGGTTTTAAACCTCTTATTTGTCCCTCTGTGcagcaggaggtgcagcaggTGCAGCAGGTGACGGACACATCGACCAAAGCCCCGCCCCCGGCTGAAGTCGGACCAATCACAGCGACCCTGCCGCTGCCCCCCCACGACCCCGACACCCCCATCGGTGAGGAAGCAGAGGACAGAtttatgctgttgtttttacttgtttttctctctgggAATGAGAGCTACATCACACAGCAGTAAATGAACGGAGGAAGGAGTCTGAGAGCCTTTCAGTGTTCACATGGAGACGTTGTACATCCCGCAGGTTAAAGCTGGAGATGTTATTTGTTGACGATGTTGATTGTGTTTGCAGGCGTGGAGCACGTGAAGATGGGTTACTACTGTCGCGTCTGCTTCCTGTTTTACTCCAACGAGGAGACGGCCAAGAAGACGCACTGCAGCAGCCGAGCGCACTACGACAAGCTGCAGGTGAACACCGTTCATAGgctgacatcacttcctgtctaaattaagccccgcccactttcaggttAGGTTTAGGTGTGTTTACGTCTTAAAGCTGTGAGTCAgatatcgcacctccaacaacacatagatccagagctccggttcctttgcttcctctccagaaaaaaggagagtaaagaaaggatcagaaatctcagtctcagtgtcagcctgctgcctgccactcgtcccccgcagacccaccggacatccatcccctctttattctccgtaagctgtctctgccgtctgaccagacatctgacccacCTCCATATCTgtggactcagtaaaccctttctgacccacagagagactgtttcctggcagcactttcACATTTTACGGGGAGAGTTACCTGGTTCCGTCACCAGGTGTCCTATGTTTGTTTATATAACCATTAACAGCTTTTTTAGCTTTAGATTACAGATTTGATTGAATTacaagtcattttaaagactTTCTTTTGGTTAaataatcatcttttttttctggagatTTTCCAACGTCAGGGTTTAACGCGGGACATCTCAGAGGGTGAACGTGTCTTTATTTCACCCCGTCTTCTGGCCTCAGACTCTACCCGTTTTTGGTATAATGACAGATGTTTTCTCCTGTTTCAGAAACATCTGGAGAAGGAGCAGAGCAAAGcggagaagaagaaagggaagaaggCGGCGTCGTAGAAAAATACAAcctttactttatatttcagattCTGCTCATAAATCTGACTCGCATGTCTGAGCAGTCTGTGTGATTACGAACAGCTGATATTTTAACCGTGTGTTAATAAAAcgtgctgcttttctttgtagttcaacattttgggttagcttagcttagtatAATGACTGTAAACATATGGAAACTGTTAGCATGGTTTGGGGTGGAGGTAGCTTGAATCCTGGCTGTAATTCTCGACAGAAAGTAGTCCCACCGTGTTCAGACTTCACTAACGCCAGTATTTCATGCCTCAGTCTCTCTTGGAGCTGTAATgtttttggatgttttctttaataaaccAGTCGAACAAAAAGagtttttcatgttttactACAAAGATTTACAGTCATAAAAACAGATGTCCTCTCAGCTGATCGGAGCAGAAAAGCTTCCACAGAGCGTTTGAGCCTTTGAGCACACAactcaaaatatcaaataaagtccGATGGAGATCAGGCTGTGCTCCACGGGTCCCTCCCCGTCTGctcctggaaaacaaacagctcTGTTAGAGACCTGCTCACACCCTGCTGACCTCCTTCAGTAACCCTTGGAGATATATTATGTAACAGTTCAACGTTTATTTTCTTACCGTTTTGTTTATAGTAAAtctattatgcttttattttgaaggtgtgtTTGGGCCCCTGGTGTGATGTATATCTGGGAGACAGGTGGAGGTGGGAGCAGAGGCACAGGGCaggtatatacagtggggcaaaaaagtatttagtcagccaccaactgtgcaagttctcccatttcaaaagatgagaggcctgtaattttatcataggtacacttcaactatgagagacagaatgggggaaacaatccaggaaatcacattgtaggattttaatgaatttatttcaaatgattgtggaaaataagtatttggtcactaacaaaagttcatctcaatactttgttatataccctttgttggcaatgacagaggtcaaaggttttctgtaagtcttcacaaggtttccacacactgttgctggtattttggcccattcctccatgcagatctcctctaaagcagtgatgttttggggctgtcgctgggcaacacggactttcaactccctccaaagattttctatggggttgagatctggagactggctaggccactccaggaccttgaaatgcttcttacgaagccactccttcgttgccctggcggtgtgtttgggatcattgtcatgctgaaagacccagccacgcttcatcttcagtgcccttgctgatggaaggaggttttcactcaaaacctcacgatacatggccccattcattctttcctttacacggatcagtcgtcctggtccctttgcagaagaacagccccagagcatgatgtttccacccccatgcttcacagtaggtatggtgttctttggaggcaactctgcattctttctcctccaaacacgaccagttgagtttttaccaaaaagttctattttggtttcatctgaccatatgacattctcccaatcctcttctggatcatccaaatgccctctagcaaacttcagacgggcctggacatgtactggcttaagcagggggacacgtctggaactgcaggatgtaagtccctggcggcgtagtgtgttactgatggtagcctctgttactttggtcccagctctctgcaggtcattcactaggtccccccgtgtggttctggcatttttgctcaccgttcttgtgatcatgttgaccccacggggtgagatcttgcatggagccccagatggagggagattagcagtggtcttgtatgtcttccattttctaataattgctcccacagttgatttcttcacaccaagctgcttacctattgcagattcagttttcccagcctggtgcaggtctacaattttgtctctggtctcctttgacagctctttggtcttggccatagtggagtttggagtatgactgtttgaggttgtggacaggtgtcttttatactgataacgagttcaaaaaggtgccattaatacaggtaacgagtggaggacagaggagcctcttaaagaagaagttacaggtctgtgagagccagaaatcttgcttgtttgtaggtgaccaaatacttattttaccgaggaatttacaatgaattcattaaaatcctacaatgtgatttcctggattgtttccccactctgtctctcatagttgaagtgtacctatgataaatattacaggcctctcatctttttaaatgggggaacttgcacaattggtggctgactaaatactttttggccCCACTGTAATTACACACATGGATATTCTGGTCTGGATTTGGATCATCATGCCCCAGCAGCTGTTTTACCTCTgagttcattttctgttttgactGATTTTGGACGCCCCCCCTTGTGTTGTCTCCCTGTCAGCTCCTGTCCTGTCCTGACTTTTCATAAAGCACATTGTATAGATAATCACCCAGATCTGAGGTACACCTTTTAAGGCAACTTCATTCCTACTTATCACCAGAAAAAAGTGCTCATTTACATGAAATCAGAGCTCGTTTGTgttaaaaaaggcagaaatgtgGAAGGATTTCACACCAGAAGATCACCGATGCTCTAAATTTGAATGAAACCCAAAGCCTCATGAAGATTTCATGACGAAAGGATACAGCCACTATTTTTCtgtcagtaaaataaaataaaccttcaTCAGGACCTGAAATCATTAGTGGCGGGTCAGATGTGACTCGAGGAAAGCAGGGAGGTGTAACACCCAGTTTCTCTGACCTGGTACTTCCTGTAGTGCGTCAGGCTGCTGCAGTGCTTCACTTTAGCCTCGTCTTCATCAGCGTAGATCAGCTGACACAAGTTACAGAAATAACCCACGACCGGACGAACAAACTCCACTCCTGTAGGAAAACAACACGCAGATATGAACATTAATTGGGGGAGGGACTCAGGACGCTCAgggacatgctgactgcagtgggggtCAAGGTCGGAGGGAACCGTTGCTTCCCTGGACCCCTGTATTCTCTCACCAACAGGTCCGGagggtctctgctcctcctcagaACCTCCTGCAGTgtccctctgctgctgcagctcctcctaCAGACACGTCACAGACAGTACAGATCATTAACAGACTTTATCTGAGTGTCCGATCTGCAGAGTTACAATATTTCCCCGGATATTTGTGGGGATTTAAGAGGTGAAGgggaaaaataaaactgaaaaatccTCTGACAAAATTCAGACAGACTGATagatgtttgttatttaaagttgatctaatattaaaaatgaagccATGAGGTTCCTTCACACCAGGAACAACTCAAACGTCCCCATTTATTTCCCCTGACGTTATTTTAATTCAACCCTCACAGAACTTTGGACTCCTGGTCCTGAAGTTGGTTTACATTTCTGACTTTAATATCCAGCTTTGCTCTAAATAAATACTGAGGATGTAACTCCTGTCCCCACCTCTGTGTTAGAGAACAGCTCACTCTTACACAGCACCCTTTGAGTTCATATTTTAACCGTCcgtttaaaagtaaaactgcttttcttggtatttcaacattttgagttagcttagcttagcataatggCTGTAAATGGAGGGAAACTGTTAGCATGGTTTGTGGTGGAGGTAACGCTTAAATCCTGGCACTATTTCTCCACAACATATCCATCCGCTGAACACCGGACAGAAAGTAGTCCTAACGTGTTTAGACTTCACTCCTCTGGATATTTAAAGGAAGTGACTCTGAGCTGTTAggggtagaagtacacagaAGTATTACCTGGAAATACTCgagtgaagtacaagtacctcagatgtgtacttaagtacctACTGAGTAAATGCACACCTCTGTATTCCCTCATGTGTTCTGGACTCTGGTCCCGGGTTGTACCTGTTCAGGTTGTGGTTCCAGACCCTCTGAATCCTTCAATCCTGGTTCAGACGAGTCCTGGACTTCAGAGGACTTTCCGTCTTCAGCCTCCAGACTCTTCTCAGCTGGCCCGTCCTTGTGGATCTCCAGCTCTGGGGGTCCAGACTTGTCTGTCTTCCCAGTCCTGGAGTCCTCCTCAGTCCTGGAGTCCTCCTCACCTGCCCCCTTTCTCCTCAGAGTCTTGTTCTTTGGACTTGTTATAGACGAGGACTCTTTCTCTGCCGTTCTCCTGGTGATCCTCTCCGACCTAGTCCTGGAAGAGTGTTCCTGTTCTGGAGTCTTTCTAGACTTTCTAGGCGTCAGGTCTTTAGTGGTTTTGGAGATCaagtctgagtctgagtcttttTCTTCATTCTTTCTGGACCCAGAGTCTAGGAATTTGGTCTTTCTGGACCCAGAGTCTAGGTCTTCAGTCTTTCTGGACAAAGACTCTAGGTCTTCGGTCTTTCTGGACAAAGACTCTAGGTCTTCAGTCTTTCTGGAACCAGGTTCTAGGTCTTCGGTCTTTCTGGACAAAGACTCTAGGTCTTCGGTCTTTCTGGACCCAGAGTCTAGGTCTTCAGTCTTTCTGGACAAAGACTCTAGGTCTTCGGTCTCTCTGGACCCAGAGTATAGGTCTTCAGTCTTTCTGGACAAAGACTCTAGGTCTTCGGTCTTTCTGGACAAAGACTCTAGGTCTTCGGTCTTTCTGGACCCAGAGTCTAGGTCTTCAGTCTTTCTGGAACCAGGTTCTAGGTCTTCGGTCTTTCTGGACAAAGACTCTAGGTCTTCGGTCTTTCTGGACCCAGAGTCTAGGTCTTCAGTCTTTCTGGACAAAGACTCTAGGTCTTCGGTCTTTCTGGACCCAGAGTCTAGGTCTTCAGTCTTTCTGGAACCAGGTTCTAGGTCTTCGGTCTTTTTAGAATGAGACTCTAGGTCTTCGGTCTTACTGGACCCAGAGTCTAGGTCTTCAGTCTTTCTGGACCCAGAGTCTAGGTCTTCAGTCTTTCTGGAACCAGAGTCTAGGTCTTCGGTCTTGCTGGAACCAGACTGTAGGTCTTCAGTCTTTCTAGAATGAGACTCTAGGTCTTCGGTCTTACTGGACCCAGAGTCTAGGTCTTCAGTCTTTCTGGACCCAGAGTCTAGGTCTTCAGTCTTTCTGGACCCAGAGTCTAGGTCTTCAGTCTTTCTGGAACCAGAGTCTAGGTCTTCAGTCTTTTTGGACCCAGAGTCTAGGTCTTCAGTCTTTCTGGACCCAGAGTCTAGGTCTTCAGTCTTTCTGGACCCAGAGTCTAGGTCTTCAGTCTTTCTGGAACCAGAGTCTAGGTCTTCGGTCTTGCTGGAACCAGACTGTAGGTCTTCGGTCTTTCTAGACGTCAAGTCTTTGTCTTTAGCCTTTTTGGACATTGAGTCCGTCTCTGGAGACTTTCTAGAAGCTGAGTCTAGGTCTTCTGTCTGTCTAATCAGCAGGTCCTTGTCCTCAATCCGTCTAGAAGCTAAGTCTTTGTCTTCAGGTgttttggaggaggaggaggaggaggaggagttatAAACAGTGgaatcacacagagagagaggtctGTAACAGAGGGCACTGGTTTACCTTCAGACTGGTCTTCTCCCAGTTCATCCAGAGTGATGCAGTCCTCCAGACCCAGCGGGAAGTCACACTCCTCCTGAGACAGATGGAGAACGGAGACTTTTGATTGGATGATTACGACCGTTACCCTGAAATGTGTCctttaaagtatgttttattataaagtgtttctgtgtctttacCTCCCGCTGCTCCTCTTGCTGCTccgcctcctgctgctgctgctttataggtgtctcctctccatccttcacctcctcccttTGACCTGAAACAGACAAGAGAGCACATTTAAAGTGGCcctgttcctctcctgcagtTCTGTAgatgttagtgcatgtaaacgttctgcagaggctaaaatctcaaagttctcttttctgtttctacCTGCTCCAGGTAAGTCTGTTCTCTCAGCAGGacgttcctcctcctcctcctcttcttcttcttcctcctcctccagactctcTCCGTCCTCCCCGATCACCTCCATCCCCTCGATGTCGCTCTCCTCTGCAGACGACCTGCAGGACGACAGAAAGACGTTTGACTCTCagatacagcagcagcagcagcagctggagtccAATATGAGATGAGTTGAgactcactcttcctcctcctcttcctcctcagctccaGGTTTCAGGTCTGTGGGATCAGAGTCTGAGTTAGGGTTCATTCGGATCTTGCACgcagaaaatgtaataacaataacagcTGGACCTCTGAACCGGGTCAGGTGATCACTGACTCCAGGGCATTGAGGCAGGATATTTACGCTTTCGACTGATCGTACGTACCGGTCGTCTCCGGTTTCTCCAGTTTCTCCGGTTCCTCCAGTTCCTCCAGTTCCTCAGACTTCGGTTCTGTTTGGTTCTTCTCGGAGGACCCGCTGGTGGATTTGTCTTTGGACCTGGATCTGGACCTGGTGTTTTCGTCTTTGGAGGACTTCTCTCTGGAATCAGAACTGCTTCTGTTCATCTTGTCTCTGGATTTCTCTCTGGGACTGGACCTAGAACCAGACCTCCTCTCCCTGGTGGACTTTTCTCTGGATTTATCTCTGGATCTGGACCTGGAGCCTCGCGTTTTAGTTGACCTCTCTGTGGATCTAGATCTAGTTCTGGTCGTCTTGTCTCTGCTGGATTTGTCTTTGGACCTAGACTTAGACCTGCACCTCTTCTCGCTAATAGACCTTCCTCTGGATCTAG
The DNA window shown above is from Eleginops maclovinus isolate JMC-PN-2008 ecotype Puerto Natales chromosome 23, JC_Emac_rtc_rv5, whole genome shotgun sequence and carries:
- the LOC134860187 gene encoding RNA-binding protein 20-like isoform X3; protein product: MSHNYPYRPPPSDSDLRSDPGPYGSSDRRHASSSSSSDFYTQPLESDMPLSPSSRGSFWSQDGGLSILSSCGLEPADLALLAELPEDVLTVESLPQVLKQIKGKRGTIKRLNTPSSSSSSSSYPPRSSTTSNWDPPHNQPVQYPLSHLTLGPLLPELDRWGNPIPFSSPSSSVSSSFVVDFKPGPSGKTGVDVGPFSPPDYNSGLSEFGKKVSGPVVSQDYIYRPGPSDYGKTFRDAGPVSSQDYNYNSRPSDLGKTGRDAGPVSYRDYNYRPSDLGKTGRDAGPVSYRDYNYRPSDLGKTGSDAGPVSSLDYNSRTSDYVQASRDACPLSSLDYKHESEPSDYGKTGRYTSPVSSLDYNHGTAPPDFGKKGTVAGPVSSQVRPSFGPTGRGEKIRPSRFSQPTDHGSIPPPEEQLLNRGSGHGGPEVYSSSTMIPAKEKAQDFHGTSPLSFPYSCSLCDITVMSEKVWIKHINGPHHANGQLSLLQQFPHWDCRMESVSSADSQSKKNDEGKPARQQKANQKSSGLLVLRSVFCLTDPQPKKAPQKKVSDKCKVVCVKFPAQSVDESYLRKLTKPFGKIVKILMFPSLAFVELGSADQARDLVKHHDNFPPTLNGATIEFRLSNTFNFLQSSRVVSFSPAPSGEDSQSDLLSIVKRFGEPIYTLFLPSKAYVEMKDTLEAQKLVDFYSSKALKINTDSITVSFSGEFKTLASVTAATSYEDTVSRKRTRRTSREEEDKMAETKRKRRSSKDQDEERSSSTDTNPKEDRTKSRSRETSRDKNTKDKSPREKSRSREKSIRSKSTRTRSRSRGRSISEKRCRSKSRSKDKSSRDKTTRTRSRSTERSTKTRGSRSRSRDKSREKSTRERRSGSRSSPREKSRDKMNRSSSDSREKSSKDENTRSRSRSKDKSTSGSSEKNQTEPKSEELEELEEPEKLEKPETTDLKPGAEEEEEEEESSAEESDIEGMEVIGEDGESLEEEEEEEEEEEEERPAERTDLPGAGQREEVKDGEETPIKQQQQEAEQQEEQREEECDFPLGLEDCITLDELGEDQSEDKDLASRRIEDKDLLIRQTEDLDSASRKSPETDSMSKKAKDKDLTSRKTEDLQSGSSKTEDLDSGSRKTEDLDSGSRKTEDLDSGSRKTEDLDSGSKKTEDLDSGSRKTEDLDSGSRKTEDLDSGSRKTEDLDSGSSKTEDLESHSRKTEDLQSGSSKTEDLDSGSRKTEDLDSGSRKTEDLDSGSSKTEDLESHSKKTEDLEPGSRKTEDLDSGSRKTEDLESLSRKTEDLDSGSRKTEDLESLSRKTEDLEPGSRKTEDLDSGSRKTEDLESLSRKTEDLESLSRKTEDLYSGSRETEDLESLSRKTEDLDSGSRKTEDLESLSRKTEDLEPGSRKTEDLESLSRKTEDLDSGSRKTKFLDSGSRKNEEKDSDSDLISKTTKDLTPRKSRKTPEQEHSSRTRSERITRRTAEKESSSITSPKNKTLRRKGAGEEDSRTEEDSRTGKTDKSGPPELEIHKDGPAEKSLEAEDGKSSEVQDSSEPGLKDSEGLEPQPEQEELQQQRDTAGGSEEEQRPSGPVGVEFVRPVVGYFCNLCQLIYADEDEAKVKHCSSLTHYRKYQIYITPGAQTHLQNKSIIDLL